Proteins found in one Oribacterium sp. oral taxon 102 genomic segment:
- a CDS encoding class I SAM-dependent methyltransferase has translation MTEKNTAGQGADYKNWVPKRLLAAIFCCFLAALGVAGITGRMSQGGWRTALLWIFVLLSVFFMVLFIWMSCLYRAFDYKGSRRMSAQIIDGIAARVEIPEGGRGLDIGCGSGALAIACAKRNPAAEILGVDRWGVDYGSFSKGLCERNAAAEGTGNVTFRQGDACRLNFPDESFDAVFSNYVYHNIPVRDRQAILLETLRVLKKGGSFAIHDIFSRAKYGDMDAFVRKLRDMGYAEVRLVDTTDGTFMSRREAAWLGLSGSAMLLGRK, from the coding sequence ATGACGGAGAAAAATACGGCGGGACAGGGAGCGGATTATAAGAATTGGGTGCCGAAAAGGCTGCTGGCAGCGATATTCTGCTGTTTCCTGGCGGCGCTGGGGGTTGCGGGCATCACAGGAAGAATGTCGCAGGGTGGATGGAGAACGGCGCTGCTGTGGATTTTCGTGCTGCTTTCCGTGTTTTTTATGGTGCTTTTTATCTGGATGAGCTGCCTCTATCGGGCATTTGACTATAAGGGAAGCCGCAGGATGTCGGCACAGATCATCGATGGGATCGCGGCGCGCGTAGAGATTCCGGAGGGCGGCAGGGGGCTGGACATCGGCTGCGGCAGCGGCGCGCTCGCCATCGCCTGTGCAAAACGGAATCCGGCAGCGGAGATTCTGGGAGTGGATCGCTGGGGAGTGGACTACGGCTCCTTCAGTAAGGGGCTATGCGAGCGGAATGCTGCAGCGGAGGGCACCGGAAATGTGACCTTTCGGCAGGGAGATGCGTGCAGGCTGAATTTCCCGGACGAGAGCTTCGACGCGGTATTCAGCAACTATGTATATCACAACATTCCCGTCAGGGACAGGCAGGCGATTCTTCTGGAGACGCTGCGTGTGCTCAAAAAGGGCGGAAGCTTCGCAATTCATGATATTTTCTCGAGGGCGAAATACGGAGATATGGATGCGTTTGTTCGAAAATTGAGAGATATGGGCTATGCGGAGGTGCGGCTGGTCGATACGACAGACGGGACGTTTATGAGCCGCAGAGAGGCGGCGTGGCTCGGGCTCTCCGGCTCGGCAATGCTGCTCGGCAGGAAATAA
- a CDS encoding Crp/Fnr family transcriptional regulator has product MNEIIPILRRCKLFCELEDSVIAEQILPAGNILRYPEKTTLILGQDTVDWFAVLLLGRVQISQIHPDGRRNLMGILRPPAVIAADLICTRTRRSPYDAIAATDVRLLRFPMNWLFERKLNPDIQMSVYRQLMTLVSHDNMRRYYRIAILSQKGLRSRILTYLTMQAERLCCSSFTIPFNREELADYLCVNRSALSHELKRMEREGILRTRKNLFVLCQDGEREG; this is encoded by the coding sequence ATGAATGAAATCATCCCAATACTCCGGCGCTGCAAGCTTTTTTGTGAGCTGGAGGACTCTGTCATCGCAGAGCAGATCCTCCCCGCAGGGAATATACTGAGGTATCCGGAGAAGACAACGCTGATTCTGGGGCAGGATACGGTGGACTGGTTTGCGGTGCTTCTTCTGGGCCGTGTGCAGATTTCGCAGATTCATCCCGACGGGAGGCGGAATCTGATGGGGATCCTGCGGCCGCCTGCTGTCATCGCCGCAGATTTGATCTGCACCAGAACGCGCCGTTCTCCCTACGATGCGATCGCAGCCACAGATGTACGGCTGCTTCGTTTTCCGATGAATTGGCTGTTCGAGCGGAAGCTGAATCCGGATATACAGATGTCCGTATATCGGCAGCTGATGACATTGGTATCGCACGATAATATGCGCAGGTATTACCGTATCGCCATCCTGTCGCAAAAGGGGCTGCGGAGCCGTATCCTGACCTATCTCACTATGCAGGCGGAGCGGCTTTGCTGCAGCAGCTTTACGATTCCGTTCAACCGCGAGGAGCTTGCGGACTATCTCTGCGTGAATCGGAGCGCCTTGTCCCATGAGCTGAAGCGGATGGAGCGGGAGGGCATACTGCGGACGAGGAAGAATCTGTTTGTACTATGTCAGGATGGGGAAAGAGAGGGATGA